In Candidatus Nitronauta litoralis, one DNA window encodes the following:
- a CDS encoding aldehyde dehydrogenase family protein: MTTTYKNYINGKWVRSRTGETFENINPANTDDVIGRFQKSNSDDVKLAVDAAFKARKMWRETPAPRRGEILFRVAELLVKEKEPLARDMTREMGKILAETRGDVQEAIDLTYFTAGEGRRLGGETVPSELDKKFCMSVRMPMGVVGCITPWNFPLAIPSWKLIPALITGNTVVIKPAEDTPLTVVNFIKIFEKAGLPPGVLNMVTGFGPDVGWPLVEHPKVKLVSFTGSYETGSQIAAGCAANMKQFSLEMGGKNAIIVMDDADLDLAVEGILFGAFGTTGQRCTACSRVIVHHKVQKKFTDLLVKRAKALKLGDGLNAKVEMGPLINEEALAKVELYTSIGKTEGAKLLCGGVVPKGRGLKKGFFFEPTVFTDVSPQMRIAQEEIFGPVVSLITCKSFDQAVEIVNDSRYGLSSAIYTRDVNKAFQAIQELDTGITYVNASTIGAEIQLPFGGTKGTGNGHREAGTAALEIFTEWKSVYVDYSGKLQKAQIDA, translated from the coding sequence ATGACCACAACTTATAAAAACTATATCAATGGGAAGTGGGTTCGCTCCAGAACCGGGGAAACATTTGAAAATATCAACCCGGCAAACACCGACGATGTGATTGGACGATTTCAGAAATCAAATAGCGATGATGTAAAGCTCGCGGTTGATGCCGCTTTCAAGGCACGAAAAATGTGGCGTGAGACACCTGCTCCCAGACGTGGTGAAATTTTATTCCGTGTCGCGGAACTTCTGGTGAAGGAAAAAGAACCGCTGGCACGCGACATGACCCGCGAGATGGGGAAAATACTGGCAGAAACTCGCGGCGATGTGCAGGAGGCCATCGACCTTACTTATTTTACAGCCGGGGAGGGTCGCAGGCTCGGGGGAGAAACGGTTCCTTCCGAGCTCGATAAAAAGTTCTGTATGTCCGTTCGCATGCCGATGGGCGTGGTGGGTTGTATCACTCCCTGGAACTTTCCTTTGGCAATTCCTTCGTGGAAACTTATTCCTGCGCTGATTACGGGAAATACGGTGGTCATTAAACCCGCTGAAGACACTCCATTGACGGTAGTAAATTTTATAAAGATATTTGAAAAGGCCGGCCTGCCTCCCGGAGTTTTGAACATGGTCACTGGATTTGGTCCGGACGTTGGCTGGCCTCTGGTTGAACACCCCAAAGTCAAACTGGTGTCGTTCACCGGGTCGTATGAAACCGGATCGCAGATTGCTGCCGGGTGTGCCGCCAACATGAAACAGTTTTCTCTGGAGATGGGTGGAAAAAACGCGATCATTGTCATGGATGACGCAGATCTCGATCTTGCCGTCGAGGGTATCCTGTTTGGAGCTTTTGGAACCACCGGTCAACGATGCACCGCTTGTAGCCGCGTGATCGTTCACCATAAAGTACAAAAAAAGTTCACGGACCTTCTGGTTAAACGAGCAAAAGCACTCAAGCTGGGGGATGGTCTCAATGCCAAAGTTGAGATGGGGCCATTAATCAATGAAGAAGCGCTGGCGAAGGTCGAGCTTTATACCAGTATTGGAAAAACCGAAGGTGCAAAACTGCTTTGCGGCGGGGTGGTGCCCAAGGGGCGTGGTCTCAAAAAAGGATTCTTTTTCGAGCCTACGGTCTTCACGGATGTTTCTCCCCAGATGAGAATTGCTCAGGAGGAGATTTTTGGTCCGGTGGTCTCTCTGATCACCTGCAAGTCTTTTGATCAGGCAGTCGAAATTGTAAACGATTCACGTTATGGCCTGTCTTCAGCAATTTATACGCGCGATGTCAATAAGGCATTTCAGGCGATTCAGGAATTAGATACCGGAATCACCTACGTCAATGCCTCAACCATCGGAGCTGAAATCCAGTTGCCTTTTGGCGGAACCAAGGGCACAGGCAACGGTCATCGCGAAGCCGGCACTGCAGCTCTTGAAATTTTTACGGAGTGGAAATCGGTTTACGTTGATTACAGTGGCAAACTGCAAAAAGCCCAGATCGACGCTTAG
- a CDS encoding MBL fold metallo-hydrolase, with protein sequence MFWTCRSLPTLKEAPILQFSVLGSGSKGNCVYIENGNHRILLDAGLSLRSLKERMARIGRDLADVSAVFFTHEHSDHIRGAGMLSKKYKLPLYGTRGTLAKIEHHLPPDADWHVIEREDEVCLGSLRVESYPTPHDGVESVAFVVHYGDHRLGHATDLGCIDMTVLEKMRGCDALLVESNHDPEMLKTGPYPWPLKQRVGGDRGHLSNEACAQLLNQVKHNDLKTVVLMHLSGVNNHPDIVRRHATGALAGSHADLHISEQDHPTPLISLI encoded by the coding sequence CTGTTCTGGACTTGTCGTTCTCTTCCCACCTTAAAGGAGGCTCCCATTCTCCAGTTTTCTGTTCTTGGCAGCGGCAGCAAAGGCAATTGTGTTTATATTGAAAATGGCAATCATCGTATTCTCCTCGATGCGGGTTTGAGTCTGCGTTCACTCAAGGAGCGGATGGCCAGGATCGGACGGGACCTTGCCGATGTGTCGGCCGTGTTTTTTACGCATGAGCACAGCGACCATATACGTGGTGCGGGAATGCTTTCCAAAAAATACAAGTTGCCCCTATATGGTACACGCGGAACACTTGCCAAAATTGAGCATCATCTGCCACCCGATGCCGATTGGCATGTAATAGAGCGTGAAGATGAAGTGTGCCTTGGCAGTTTGAGAGTGGAATCCTATCCGACTCCGCACGATGGTGTGGAATCGGTAGCTTTTGTCGTGCATTACGGTGATCACCGCCTCGGCCATGCAACTGATCTCGGTTGTATCGATATGACAGTGTTGGAAAAAATGCGCGGTTGTGATGCCTTGTTGGTGGAATCAAATCATGATCCTGAAATGCTAAAAACAGGACCATATCCCTGGCCACTCAAGCAGCGGGTTGGCGGGGACCGGGGGCATTTGTCGAACGAAGCCTGTGCCCAACTGCTGAATCAGGTAAAGCACAACGACTTAAAAACGGTTGTGCTGATGCACCTCAGTGGAGTCAACAACCATCCCGACATTGTACGCCGCCACGCTACCGGTGCACTGGCGGGGTCGCATGCTGATTTGCATATATCAGAGCAGGATCACCCCACCCCACTTATTTCTCTTATTTAA